The Metabacillus litoralis genome contains a region encoding:
- the odhB gene encoding 2-oxoglutarate dehydrogenase complex dihydrolipoyllysine-residue succinyltransferase, with protein sequence MAEIKVPELAESITEGTIAQWLKQPGDVVEKGEYLLEVETDKVNVELTAEFSGVLKELHKESGDTVQVGETIGIIDESGEASPSQPEQTETKQEAPAPQEVQQNNVEVTEDEKKQRTIASPAARKLARERGIDLQQVQTVDPLGRVRKQDVEAHSGQEAPKQESKPAAPKATTPAVQDEKPGKPVERQKMSRRRQTIANRLVEVQQTAAMLTTFNEVDMTAVMEVRKRRKDKFFEQHDVRLGFMSFFTKAVVAALKQYPLLNAEIQGNEILVKKFYDIGIAVSAPDGLVVPVVRDADRLNFAGIEGEILNLAKKARDNKLSLSDLQGGTFTITNGGVFGSLMSTPILNGPQVGILGMHKIQLRPVAIDENTMENRPMMYIALSYDHRIVDGREAVSFLATVKELLEDPESLLLEG encoded by the coding sequence ATGGCTGAAATTAAAGTACCAGAACTAGCAGAATCTATTACTGAAGGAACTATTGCACAATGGTTAAAACAACCAGGTGATGTTGTTGAGAAAGGTGAATACCTTTTAGAAGTTGAAACAGATAAAGTAAATGTTGAATTAACTGCTGAATTTTCTGGAGTTTTAAAAGAGCTACACAAAGAATCAGGTGATACTGTTCAAGTTGGAGAAACAATCGGGATAATTGATGAGAGTGGTGAAGCTTCTCCTTCACAACCAGAGCAAACAGAAACTAAACAAGAAGCACCAGCGCCACAAGAAGTTCAACAAAACAATGTTGAAGTAACGGAAGATGAGAAAAAACAACGTACAATTGCCTCACCAGCAGCACGTAAGTTAGCTCGTGAGCGTGGAATAGATTTACAACAAGTTCAAACAGTTGATCCCCTTGGCCGAGTACGTAAACAAGATGTTGAAGCACACTCTGGTCAAGAAGCACCAAAACAAGAATCAAAACCAGCTGCACCAAAAGCTACTACGCCAGCCGTACAGGATGAAAAACCTGGCAAACCGGTTGAAAGACAAAAAATGTCTAGACGTAGACAAACAATTGCAAATCGCTTAGTAGAAGTTCAACAAACAGCGGCTATGTTAACAACATTTAATGAAGTAGATATGACAGCGGTTATGGAAGTTCGTAAACGCCGTAAAGACAAGTTTTTCGAACAGCATGATGTTCGTTTAGGCTTCATGTCCTTCTTTACAAAAGCTGTTGTTGCTGCATTAAAGCAATATCCACTGCTTAATGCAGAAATTCAAGGCAATGAAATCTTAGTGAAAAAATTCTATGATATTGGAATTGCAGTATCAGCTCCAGATGGCTTAGTTGTACCAGTTGTTCGTGATGCAGATCGCTTAAACTTTGCAGGAATCGAAGGAGAAATCCTTAATCTTGCTAAGAAAGCACGTGATAATAAGTTAAGCCTTTCAGATTTACAAGGAGGAACTTTCACAATTACAAACGGCGGTGTTTTCGGATCATTAATGTCAACACCTATCCTAAACGGACCACAAGTTGGTATTTTAGGAATGCACAAAATTCAGCTTCGTCCTGTTGCAATCGATGAAAATACAATGGAAAATCGCCCAATGATGTACATTGCGCTTTCATATGACCACCGAATTGTTGATGGAAGAGAAGCGGTAAGCTTCTTAGCAACAGTGAAAGAATTGCTCGAAGACCCAGAATCATTATTATTAGAAGGATAA
- the sucA gene encoding 2-oxoglutarate dehydrogenase E1 component encodes MAQGNSKKNFPWEDFHGPNLGYVMEQYDQYKLDPNSIDIELKEIFDTWGSPSITTKDTTISAENETISTDKMKKVAEAVRLVTNIRRYGHLNAAIFPFEDRNEKNEFLRLEEYDLTEEDLKDIPVNLLCEDAPAHVTNGLEAYQYLKEVYKKSIAFEFSHVHNYEEKTWLVKMVESGAIFENLSKEKRISILKRLTEVEGFEQFLHRTFVGQKRFSIEGLDMLVPVLDELISNAVQAGTDTINIGMAHRGRLSVLAHVLGKPYEIIFSEFQHAPNKELVPSEGSIGINYGWSGDVKYHLGANKQIKDESTVRAKVTLANNPSHLEFIDPIVEGYTRAAQETRTEKGYPKQNENNAMAILIHGDAAFPGEGIVAETLNLNKLTGYQTGGTIHIIANNMIGFTTESRDSRSTTYASDLAKGYEIPIVHVNADDPEACIAAVFIAMEYRNKFKSDFLIDLIGYRRFGHNEMDEPSMTQPKLYEKVRKHPTVRELYAKSLQGGGIVKPEDVEKISDEVQTVLEKAYQKVPDKKVAQTHEIQLPEFINSGLPKLKTAVEKDKLLQLNDELVKWPESFNVFSKLQRILERRAKALKEDGKVEWALGEALAFASILTDGTPIRLTGQDSQRGTFAQRHIVLHDVDTGEFYSPLHRLDDAKASFAIHNSPLSEGSVIGFEYGYNVFAPETLVLWEAQYGDFANAAQVFFDQFIAAGRAKWGQKSGLVMLLPHGFEGQGPEHSSGRLERFLQLAAEDSWQVANLTSAAQYFHILRRQADLLKREEVRPLVIMTPKSLLRNPQTVSDLNELCEGEFKPVIEQPGLGTSLEKVKRLLLCTGKIATDLTDKLNTIEGDLDWVHMLRVEELYPFPKTIITSVLERLPSLEEIVWVQEEPQNMGAWTFIDAKLREIAPEGIPVKYIGRRRRQSPAEGDPNIHKTDQERIVTEALTWNK; translated from the coding sequence ATGGCACAAGGCAATAGCAAGAAGAATTTCCCTTGGGAAGACTTCCATGGTCCTAACCTCGGCTATGTCATGGAACAATATGATCAATATAAACTTGATCCAAATTCTATTGATATAGAATTAAAAGAAATATTTGATACCTGGGGTTCTCCTTCAATCACAACAAAAGACACGACAATATCAGCTGAAAATGAAACAATCAGTACTGATAAAATGAAAAAAGTTGCTGAAGCAGTTCGATTAGTGACAAATATTCGTAGATATGGTCACTTAAACGCAGCAATTTTTCCTTTTGAGGACCGAAATGAAAAGAATGAGTTTCTTCGCCTTGAAGAATATGATTTAACTGAAGAAGATTTAAAAGATATACCTGTAAACCTATTATGTGAAGATGCTCCTGCACATGTGACCAATGGGCTTGAAGCATATCAATACTTAAAAGAAGTTTATAAGAAATCAATTGCTTTCGAATTTAGTCATGTTCATAACTATGAGGAAAAAACATGGCTTGTAAAAATGGTGGAATCAGGAGCGATTTTTGAAAATTTATCAAAGGAAAAACGTATATCTATCTTAAAAAGACTCACAGAAGTTGAAGGGTTTGAACAATTCCTTCACCGTACCTTTGTAGGTCAAAAACGTTTTTCTATTGAAGGTTTAGATATGCTTGTTCCGGTACTTGATGAATTAATCTCAAATGCCGTTCAAGCTGGAACTGATACAATAAATATCGGAATGGCACACCGTGGTCGTTTAAGCGTTTTAGCTCATGTACTTGGAAAGCCGTATGAAATTATCTTTTCTGAGTTTCAACATGCACCTAATAAAGAACTGGTTCCATCAGAAGGTTCTATTGGAATCAACTATGGCTGGAGTGGTGATGTTAAGTATCATCTTGGTGCAAATAAACAAATTAAAGATGAAAGTACAGTGCGTGCAAAAGTAACATTAGCTAATAACCCAAGTCATCTAGAGTTTATCGATCCAATTGTTGAAGGATATACTCGTGCTGCACAAGAAACTCGCACAGAAAAAGGTTATCCAAAACAAAATGAAAATAATGCTATGGCTATTCTAATCCATGGGGACGCTGCATTCCCGGGTGAAGGAATTGTTGCAGAAACATTGAACTTAAATAAGCTGACTGGTTATCAAACGGGTGGCACTATACATATTATTGCGAATAATATGATCGGTTTTACAACTGAAAGTCGCGATTCCCGTTCAACAACATATGCAAGTGACCTTGCAAAAGGATATGAAATTCCTATTGTACACGTTAATGCAGATGATCCAGAGGCATGTATTGCTGCAGTGTTCATTGCAATGGAATACAGAAATAAGTTTAAGAGTGATTTCTTAATCGACCTTATTGGTTATCGACGTTTTGGTCATAATGAAATGGATGAGCCGTCCATGACACAACCAAAACTTTACGAAAAAGTTCGTAAACATCCAACTGTACGTGAACTTTATGCAAAATCACTACAAGGTGGAGGAATTGTTAAGCCAGAAGATGTTGAAAAGATTAGTGATGAGGTTCAAACCGTTTTAGAAAAGGCATACCAAAAAGTTCCTGATAAAAAGGTAGCACAAACACATGAAATACAACTACCGGAATTCATTAACAGTGGCCTTCCTAAGTTGAAAACAGCTGTTGAAAAGGATAAGTTACTTCAATTAAATGATGAGCTTGTAAAATGGCCGGAAAGCTTTAATGTGTTTTCTAAGCTTCAGAGAATTCTAGAAAGAAGAGCAAAAGCACTTAAAGAAGACGGAAAAGTGGAATGGGCTTTAGGTGAAGCGTTAGCGTTTGCATCCATTTTAACAGATGGAACTCCTATTCGATTAACAGGACAGGATTCACAGCGTGGAACATTTGCGCAGAGACATATTGTTTTACATGATGTTGATACTGGTGAGTTTTATTCACCATTACATCGACTAGATGACGCCAAAGCATCATTTGCAATCCACAATAGTCCATTATCTGAAGGGTCAGTTATTGGTTTTGAATATGGTTACAATGTATTTGCCCCAGAAACATTAGTTTTATGGGAAGCACAATACGGAGACTTTGCAAATGCCGCACAAGTATTCTTTGATCAGTTTATTGCTGCAGGTCGTGCAAAATGGGGTCAAAAATCTGGTCTTGTTATGTTATTACCACATGGATTTGAAGGACAAGGTCCTGAGCATTCGAGCGGCAGGTTGGAGCGTTTCTTACAGTTAGCTGCTGAAGATAGCTGGCAAGTTGCTAATTTAACAAGTGCAGCTCAATATTTCCATATACTACGTCGTCAAGCTGACTTGCTAAAACGTGAAGAAGTAAGACCACTTGTCATTATGACGCCAAAGAGCTTACTTAGAAATCCACAAACTGTATCAGATCTAAATGAATTATGTGAAGGAGAGTTCAAGCCAGTTATTGAACAACCAGGACTAGGCACTTCTCTAGAAAAAGTAAAAAGACTTCTTTTATGCACTGGTAAGATCGCTACAGACCTAACTGATAAGTTAAACACAATCGAAGGTGACCTAGATTGGGTTCACATGCTAAGAGTTGAGGAACTATATCCTTTCCCTAAAACAATAATTACGTCCGTTTTGGAGCGTTTACCATCGCTTGAAGAAATTGTTTGGGTTCAAGAGGAGCCTCAAAACATGGGAGCATGGACATTTATTGATGCAAAACTAAGAGAAATCGCACCAGAAGGAATTCCGGTGAAATATATAGGTAGAAGAAGAAGACAGAGTCCTGCAGAAGGTGATCCGAATATCCACAAAACGGATCAAGAACGTATTGTTACAGAAGCATTAACTTGGAATAAATAA
- a CDS encoding vWA domain-containing protein, whose amino-acid sequence MRFIKFNDQQVDSFLFMALSDLAKGLTKNPDIEVDYSVQSYLDPFEKKVYVSHFWDHREKEETELALKSDIYLRSIGNYYYTDFKELGVFIEKTQKLKLKSFAKQLCMLLEDLRLEEKCRRERRGTKKAFNIRRELYRKHFQSQLIIHQERSMLTDALFNSIYLTLTAQSTIESIPSLSESIDRSIPYIESKLFQVFEVASTKQVIDIVLEIVDVLEEILEKDMLNTYFYLAELPYNTILSSSLYDELKRKSKLKNKDALENAKQGDEDVHGDKLPTWHSETSKPTKSFLQFDLEQGTNTTINGDGAVREGEDGDQALAMVQGTSKKAKRNDYSKMKALENQKEDRASSGDASYGKENKYAVPVFQEAKTPTISDIEQYQKDRMDIQVYQNKLKLMIQKTLEHKRTMPRSDLQIGRLNKKLLRIITDDNPKLFYKKQEKSPDIDAVFTLLVDCSASMFDKMDQSKLGIILFHETLKSVRVPHKIVGFWEDTNESTKTRQPNHFYEVISFETSLNQQSGPEIMQLSPEEDNRDGYAIRHMTEQLMKKNEKQKFLLVFSDGEPAATGYERNGIIDTHEAVLEARKMGIEVINVFLSNGKVNEATQKTIQNIYGKYSVFVDKIEELPEQLYPLLKRLLLKML is encoded by the coding sequence TTGAGATTTATAAAATTTAATGATCAACAGGTAGATTCTTTTTTATTTATGGCTTTATCAGATTTAGCGAAGGGCTTAACGAAAAATCCAGACATTGAGGTTGATTACAGCGTTCAGTCATATCTAGATCCATTTGAAAAAAAAGTATATGTTAGTCATTTCTGGGATCACCGTGAGAAGGAAGAAACAGAACTAGCGTTAAAAAGCGATATTTATCTTAGAAGCATTGGTAATTATTATTATACAGATTTTAAAGAATTAGGTGTTTTTATTGAAAAGACTCAAAAATTAAAGCTAAAGAGCTTTGCAAAGCAATTATGCATGCTTTTGGAGGACCTTCGATTAGAGGAAAAATGCAGAAGAGAAAGACGCGGTACGAAAAAAGCGTTTAATATTCGAAGAGAGCTTTATCGTAAACATTTCCAAAGTCAGTTAATTATTCATCAAGAGCGAAGTATGTTAACGGATGCGCTTTTTAATAGTATCTATTTAACACTAACAGCACAATCCACAATCGAGTCAATCCCATCTTTATCTGAGAGTATTGACAGATCGATTCCTTATATTGAGTCAAAGCTTTTTCAAGTGTTTGAAGTAGCCTCTACTAAGCAGGTTATTGATATTGTCTTAGAAATTGTTGATGTTTTAGAGGAAATATTGGAAAAAGATATGCTAAATACCTATTTTTACTTAGCGGAACTACCTTACAATACCATTCTGTCTAGCAGCCTATATGATGAATTAAAAAGAAAATCTAAATTAAAAAACAAAGATGCGTTAGAGAATGCTAAGCAAGGTGATGAAGATGTACATGGTGACAAATTACCAACATGGCATAGTGAAACAAGCAAGCCTACAAAAAGTTTTCTTCAATTCGATTTAGAACAAGGAACAAATACGACGATAAATGGAGACGGTGCTGTACGTGAGGGAGAAGACGGTGACCAGGCTCTAGCGATGGTTCAAGGAACTTCGAAAAAAGCAAAAAGAAATGATTACTCCAAAATGAAAGCATTGGAGAATCAAAAAGAAGATCGAGCTAGTAGCGGGGATGCATCGTATGGTAAAGAAAATAAATATGCTGTACCTGTGTTTCAAGAAGCTAAGACTCCAACAATATCAGATATTGAGCAATATCAAAAAGATCGAATGGATATTCAAGTGTATCAAAATAAGCTGAAGCTAATGATTCAAAAAACATTGGAGCATAAAAGAACAATGCCAAGGTCTGATCTTCAAATTGGAAGACTAAACAAAAAACTACTCCGAATTATAACAGATGACAATCCGAAGCTATTTTATAAAAAACAGGAAAAATCTCCTGATATTGATGCTGTTTTTACTCTATTAGTTGATTGTTCTGCATCCATGTTCGATAAAATGGATCAATCAAAGCTTGGAATTATCTTATTTCATGAAACGTTAAAATCAGTAAGAGTCCCACATAAAATTGTTGGATTTTGGGAGGACACGAACGAATCGACAAAAACACGCCAGCCAAATCATTTCTATGAGGTAATCTCTTTTGAGACCTCTTTAAATCAGCAGTCAGGACCTGAAATTATGCAACTCTCACCAGAAGAAGATAATCGTGATGGATATGCTATAAGACATATGACAGAACAACTAATGAAGAAAAATGAAAAACAAAAATTTCTCCTTGTTTTTTCAGATGGTGAGCCCGCTGCAACAGGTTATGAACGGAATGGGATCATTGATACACATGAAGCGGTTTTAGAGGCTAGAAAAATGGGTATAGAAGTAATCAATGTATTTTTGTCAAATGGCAAAGTTAATGAAGCAACACAAAAAACAATACAAAATATTTATGGGAAATATAGTGTGTTTGTCGATAAAATTGAAGAGCTCCCAGAGCAATTATATCCGCTTCTTAAGAGATTGTTATTAAAAATGTTATAA
- a CDS encoding AAA family ATPase: MNNLQAYPLPVEIKERIQNRSLKPKDEEDALLIGKSGYTPSDESILLDAMIALALGKNVLLKGPTGSGKTKLAETLSSLFNQPMHSVNCSVDMDAEALLGFKTIENRNGETSIEFVSGPVVKAMKKGHLLYIDEINMAKPETLPILNGVLDYRRMITNPFTGEVIRADEDFGVIAAINEGYVGTVPLNEALKNRFVVIEVPYIQGKELKIVLENQSQLSDQRLLETFTSLSSDLLTLVKNGQVSEEAASIRALIDTCDLACYMPPNRAVERGIVNKLEDEREKSAIRNLAETLFE, translated from the coding sequence ATGAATAATTTACAAGCTTATCCACTACCGGTAGAAATTAAAGAGAGAATTCAAAACAGATCATTAAAACCAAAAGATGAAGAAGACGCTTTATTAATTGGAAAAAGTGGTTATACTCCATCAGATGAATCGATTCTACTAGATGCAATGATCGCTCTTGCTCTTGGTAAAAATGTCTTATTAAAGGGTCCAACTGGTTCTGGGAAAACAAAGTTGGCAGAAACATTATCATCTTTGTTTAATCAACCTATGCATAGTGTGAACTGTTCTGTTGATATGGATGCTGAAGCTCTTTTAGGCTTCAAAACAATTGAAAATCGAAATGGTGAAACATCCATTGAATTCGTTTCAGGTCCTGTTGTAAAGGCAATGAAAAAAGGCCATTTATTATATATAGACGAAATAAATATGGCAAAGCCAGAAACATTACCGATATTAAATGGTGTGCTAGATTACCGGAGAATGATTACAAATCCATTTACGGGTGAAGTGATCCGTGCAGATGAAGATTTCGGTGTTATTGCGGCTATTAATGAGGGATATGTGGGAACAGTTCCCTTAAATGAAGCACTCAAAAATCGCTTTGTTGTTATTGAAGTACCATATATCCAAGGGAAAGAGCTAAAAATAGTTTTAGAGAATCAATCACAGCTGTCTGATCAACGTTTATTAGAAACGTTTACTAGTCTTTCTTCAGATCTACTAACTCTCGTAAAAAATGGGCAGGTTTCAGAAGAGGCGGCATCGATTCGTGCACTTATTGATACATGTGATTTAGCTTGCTATATGCCACCAAACCGTGCTGTAGAAAGAGGGATTGTTAATAAGCTCGAAGATGAAAGAGAAAAATCCGCCATTCGAAATCTAGCAGAAACGTTATTCGAGTGA
- a CDS encoding superoxide dismutase family protein, with product MKGLSIVFISLMTLSIFIVLVTERNTNNNTHTKKESITASEPELNQQKVELINQKGKNVGNIILNETAEGVTIRLIGQNLPPGKHAFHIHSIGICEKPTFASAGNHLSFSNHEHGFDNPKGQHEGDLPNIEVGADGKIDIELLASSVTLKKGEQFSLLDKDGSSFIIHEKPDDYVTDPSGNAGDRIICGSLNTNKSI from the coding sequence TTGAAAGGATTATCTATCGTTTTTATATCACTTATGACTTTATCCATTTTTATTGTCTTAGTAACAGAAAGAAATACTAATAACAACACTCATACTAAAAAGGAGTCAATTACAGCCTCTGAGCCTGAATTAAATCAGCAAAAAGTAGAATTAATCAATCAAAAAGGAAAAAATGTAGGAAATATCATTCTAAACGAAACAGCAGAAGGTGTAACCATTCGGTTAATTGGACAAAATCTACCACCAGGCAAGCATGCTTTTCATATCCATTCAATAGGAATCTGTGAAAAACCAACTTTCGCATCTGCTGGCAATCACCTTAGCTTCTCAAATCATGAACATGGCTTTGATAATCCTAAAGGACAACATGAGGGAGATCTACCAAATATTGAAGTTGGTGCAGATGGGAAGATTGATATTGAGCTTCTTGCATCTTCTGTAACATTAAAAAAAGGAGAACAGTTCTCTCTTTTGGATAAAGATGGAAGTTCCTTTATTATTCATGAAAAACCAGATGATTATGTAACAGATCCATCCGGAAATGCAGGGGATAGAATTATCTGCGGATCACTAAATACCAACAAAAGCATATAA